In Nymphaea colorata isolate Beijing-Zhang1983 chromosome 5, ASM883128v2, whole genome shotgun sequence, one genomic interval encodes:
- the LOC116254670 gene encoding uncharacterized protein LOC116254670 isoform X2, with amino-acid sequence MGRAKSRRNNRKQSSSTQIVEPESPPAGENLENGKIKKTVRALENQSPTEILSGSNNLGDTQLVDDAIGIDEETQLVDNQYTSGFADVEHDTELGTQLVDESEKEDCSDRDSNGTEIIGRLSDDEGVHGIVSADPNEKVAAASRCLSKHADKCLSIDSDTSTGSTQANSPSIYTSSLYTIPNQTEADLLSDMHSTEVELKEKQVRNENACKDEICDSKARIFFDEDERNKLLFDNTLEKIEDVHSSKLGRGERVPELSYICSQEPGEFSQANALGIVEKLLDTVDGQLYVETVPKRSIGLKMASMSGAKGPQSLARRQDLKNPMESIGTYDWIDSREDEGGGDFFTRRRESFFGNGHGRKSFTEPCISKKLTSGKAENLAKKFLENQKGLPEDHKSSMNISLSDSRISLSRSTNLDIGQVKNAKVIRSLFGNLKKQEHTERLEKLVEPPDHSGLIVGIHDVGVDTQMAAEAMQELGCRSPFNSVCEDIPVISQSAEKESKRFPDSSYLFKTSEPLFTSVNTEELSKQMKCGTRVGGKKYHATEKCPKNSKDSIVEKRSITKRSAKQRCNTMNSARRRKNVSVKLSKCLKGEEDSDETWLYGSSGSVIDLNRSIEPVAHRTRNSIGKQSDKSENVFRNCEDGKSDQLDARITRRTRSSLAVASKRQRPVSSSIPLSRHMLNDAATTTMNKMQQANEEKKQLSSQKKKASACNITSSTYPKQVAAEQMTSGIRHNVKVRRQSSSTNASSPPNIGQITIHLNGAGNLDGGASAPCFPCNGEVSIKKRRPSRCPSAHASMIKKPKDDFVHQKGSKFDTASTGGYAPANVLNEKSPSALQALTTSNTSHCSMNGAEIMKKDKDQFSSVPTTPLKDVDAASPIYTVNGDVTHCYKTRSSMCSLSRELIRLDAIKPELSPILKDSPRKKRDIASIRVLFSHHLGADVIKQQKKILSRLGIYTASSSSDATHFVTDKFVRTRNMLESMALGKPVVTPSWLESCGQACCFIDEKKYILRDAKKEREIGFNMASSLVHAGQKPLLQDHRVLVTQNVKPSKELIITLVKAAHGLVIERVGRSPIEDLLIISCEEDRSICIPLLEKGARAYSSELILNGIVIQKLEFDRHLLFMDNKKTRSSRTFKS; translated from the exons ATGGGTCGAGCTAAGTCCAGACGCAATAACCGGAAGCAGTCAAGTTCTACCCAGATTGTTGAGCCCGAATCTCCACCGGCCG GTGAAAATCTTGAAAacgggaaaataaaaaagactgTTCGAGCTCTGGAAAATCAATCCCCTACTGAAATTTTGTCTGGGAGTAATAACTTGGGTGATACCCAATTGGTGGATGATGCAATTGGTATCGATGAGGAAACTCAATTAGTAGATAATCAATATACATCTGGATTTGCTGATGTGGAGCACGACACAGAATTGGGAACTCAGTTGGTTGATGAATCTGAGAAAGAAGACTGTTCAGATAGGGATTCCAATGGGACAGAAATAATTGGCAGATTAAGTGATGATG AAGGTGTACACGGAATAGTTTCAGCTGATCCTAATGAGAAAGTTGCAGCTGCTTCTAGGTGCTTGAGCAAACATGCAGATAAATGCTTGTCCATTGACTCAGACACTTCAACTG GGTCTACACAAGCAAATTCTCCTTCCATTTACACTTCATCATTGTACACAATTCCAAATCAAACAGAAGCTGACTTGCTTTCTGATATGCATTCTACTGAGGTTGAACTGAAGGAGAAACAG GTACGGAATGAAAATGCATGTAAAGATGAAATTTGTGATTCTAaagcaagaattttttttgatgaGGATGAGAGAAATAAATTGTTATTTGACAATACccttgaaaaaattgaagatgTGCACTCGTCCAAGCTGGGTAGAGGTGAGCGAGTTCCAGAGTTGAGCTACATTTGTTCACAGGAACCTGGTGAATTTTCACAAGCCAATGCATTAGGAATTGTTGAGAAATTATTGGACACTGTTGATGGTCAACTATATGTGGAAACTGTTCCCAAAAGGAGTATTGGATTGAAAATGGCCTCTATGTCAGGAGCAAAAGGGCCTCAGAGCTTGGCTAGAAGGCAAGACCTGAAAAATCCAATGGAAAGCATAGGTACTTATGATTGGATTGATAGCCGTGAGGATGAAGGAGGAGGTGATTTCTTTACCAGACGAAGGGAATCTTTCTTTGGTAATGGCCATGGGAGAAAATCTTTCACAGAACCATGCATATCAAAAAAATTAACCTCTGGAAAAGCTGAAAATTTAGCTAAAAAATTTCTGGAGAACCAGAAAGGACTGCCTGAAGACCATAAGAGCAGCATGAACATTAGTCTCTCAGATTCAAGAATAAGCTTGTCTCGTTCCACAAACCTTGACATTGGGCAGGTCAAAAATGCCAAGGTTATACGAAGTCTTTTTGGCAATTTAAAGAAGCAAGAACATACAGAAAGGTTAGAGAAGCTAGTGGAGCCTCCAGATCACAGTGGTCTAATAGTTGGTATTCATGATGTTGGTGTTGATACACAAATGGCGGCTGAAGCAATGCAAGAATTAGGTTGTCGTTCACCTTTTAATAGTGTTTGTGAAGATATTCCTGTTATAAGTCAGTCAGCAGAAAAAGAGTCTAAGCGGTTTCCAGACTCAAGTTACCTCTTTAAAACGTCAGAACCCTTGTTTACTTCTGTTAATACTGAGGAATTATCCAAACAGATGAAGTGTGGCACTAGGGTGGGTGGAAAAAAATACCATGCCACTGAAAAATGCCCAAAGAATTCAAAGGATAGCATTGTGGAGAAGAGATCAATAACAAAAAGATCTGCGAAGCAAAGATGTAATACAATGAATTCTGCCAGGAGGAGAAAAAATGTGAGTGTGAAGCTCTCTAAATGTCTAAAAGGAGAGGAAGATTCTGATGAAACTTGGCTCTATGGTTCATCAGGATCTGTTATCGATCTCAATAGGTCAATTGAACCAGTTGCACATCGTACCAGGAACTCTATAGGAAAGCAGTCTGACAAGTCTGAAAATGTATTCAGAAATTGTGAAGATGGAAAAAGTGATCAGTTGGATGCAAGAATAACTAGACGTACTAGGAGTTCCTTGGCTGTTGCATCAAAGAGACAAAGACCGGTTTCTTCTTCAATTCCACTGTCAAGGCACATGCTAAATGATGCAGCTACTACTACCATGAATAAAATGCAACAAGCcaatgaagaaaagaagcagctttcttcacaaaagaaaaaagcaagtgCTTGCAATATCACAAGTTCCACATACCCCAAACAGGTAGCTGCTGAACAAATGACATCTGGTATCAGACATAATGTTAAGGTGAGAAGGCAGTCATCTAGTACAAATGCCTCAAGTCCGCCAAATATAGGCCAAATAACAATCCACCTGAACGGTGCAGGGAATCTGGATGGTGGTGCTAGTGCACCATGTTTTCCCTGTAATGGAGAGGTTTCAATTAAGAAAAGACGTCCATCTAGATGTCCCAGCGCACATGCTTCTATGATCAAGAAGCCCAAGGACGATTTTGTTCACCAGAAGGGTAGCAAATTTGATACTGCATCCACAGGTGGTTATGCTCCAGCTAATGTTCTGAATGAAAAATCACCATCTGCTTTACAGGCATTAACCACATCTAATACTTCTCACTGTAGCATGAATGGTGCAGAAATAATGAAGAAGGATAAAGATCAATTCAGTTCTGTTCCTACTACACCATTAAAAGATGTTGATGCAGCATCACCTATCTATACAGTGAATGGTGATGTTACACATTGTTATAAGACAAGATCCTCAATGTGCTCCCTTAGTAGGGAGTTGATCAGATTGGATGCCATTAAACCGGAATTGTCACCTATTCTGAAAGATTCTCCTCGTAAGAAGAGAGATATTGCTAGTATCCGTGTTCTTTTTAGCCATCATTTGGGCGCAGATGTCATCAAGCAACAGAAAAAG aTCTTGTCTCGATTAGGAATTTATactgcatcatcatcttcgGATGCTACACACTTTGTTACGGATAAGTTTGTGCGTACTAGAAACATGTTAGAATCAATGGCTCTCGGTAAACCTGTAGTCACACCCTCATGGCTTGAGAGTTGTGGACAAGCCTGTTGCTTTATTGATGAGAAAAAGTACATATTGCGTGATGCAAAGAAGGAACGAGAGATTGGTTTCAACATGGCTTCCTCATTGGTTCATGCCGGCCAAAAACCTCTGCTTCAG GATCATAGAGTATTGGTCACCCAGAATGTAAAACCGAGTAAGGAACTGATAATAACTTTGGTCAAGGCAGCTCATGGTCTG
- the LOC116254670 gene encoding uncharacterized protein LOC116254670 isoform X1 produces MGRAKSRRNNRKQSSSTQIVEPESPPAGENLENGKIKKTVRALENQSPTEILSGSNNLGDTQLVDDAIGIDEETQLVDNQYTSGFADVEHDTELGTQLVDESEKEDCSDRDSNGTEIIGRLSDDEGVHGIVSADPNEKVAAASRCLSKHADKCLSIDSDTSTGDENNLGSTQANSPSIYTSSLYTIPNQTEADLLSDMHSTEVELKEKQVRNENACKDEICDSKARIFFDEDERNKLLFDNTLEKIEDVHSSKLGRGERVPELSYICSQEPGEFSQANALGIVEKLLDTVDGQLYVETVPKRSIGLKMASMSGAKGPQSLARRQDLKNPMESIGTYDWIDSREDEGGGDFFTRRRESFFGNGHGRKSFTEPCISKKLTSGKAENLAKKFLENQKGLPEDHKSSMNISLSDSRISLSRSTNLDIGQVKNAKVIRSLFGNLKKQEHTERLEKLVEPPDHSGLIVGIHDVGVDTQMAAEAMQELGCRSPFNSVCEDIPVISQSAEKESKRFPDSSYLFKTSEPLFTSVNTEELSKQMKCGTRVGGKKYHATEKCPKNSKDSIVEKRSITKRSAKQRCNTMNSARRRKNVSVKLSKCLKGEEDSDETWLYGSSGSVIDLNRSIEPVAHRTRNSIGKQSDKSENVFRNCEDGKSDQLDARITRRTRSSLAVASKRQRPVSSSIPLSRHMLNDAATTTMNKMQQANEEKKQLSSQKKKASACNITSSTYPKQVAAEQMTSGIRHNVKVRRQSSSTNASSPPNIGQITIHLNGAGNLDGGASAPCFPCNGEVSIKKRRPSRCPSAHASMIKKPKDDFVHQKGSKFDTASTGGYAPANVLNEKSPSALQALTTSNTSHCSMNGAEIMKKDKDQFSSVPTTPLKDVDAASPIYTVNGDVTHCYKTRSSMCSLSRELIRLDAIKPELSPILKDSPRKKRDIASIRVLFSHHLGADVIKQQKKILSRLGIYTASSSSDATHFVTDKFVRTRNMLESMALGKPVVTPSWLESCGQACCFIDEKKYILRDAKKEREIGFNMASSLVHAGQKPLLQDHRVLVTQNVKPSKELIITLVKAAHGLVIERVGRSPIEDLLIISCEEDRSICIPLLEKGARAYSSELILNGIVIQKLEFDRHLLFMDNKKTRSSRTFKS; encoded by the exons ATGGGTCGAGCTAAGTCCAGACGCAATAACCGGAAGCAGTCAAGTTCTACCCAGATTGTTGAGCCCGAATCTCCACCGGCCG GTGAAAATCTTGAAAacgggaaaataaaaaagactgTTCGAGCTCTGGAAAATCAATCCCCTACTGAAATTTTGTCTGGGAGTAATAACTTGGGTGATACCCAATTGGTGGATGATGCAATTGGTATCGATGAGGAAACTCAATTAGTAGATAATCAATATACATCTGGATTTGCTGATGTGGAGCACGACACAGAATTGGGAACTCAGTTGGTTGATGAATCTGAGAAAGAAGACTGTTCAGATAGGGATTCCAATGGGACAGAAATAATTGGCAGATTAAGTGATGATG AAGGTGTACACGGAATAGTTTCAGCTGATCCTAATGAGAAAGTTGCAGCTGCTTCTAGGTGCTTGAGCAAACATGCAGATAAATGCTTGTCCATTGACTCAGACACTTCAACTGGTGATGAGAATAATTTGG GGTCTACACAAGCAAATTCTCCTTCCATTTACACTTCATCATTGTACACAATTCCAAATCAAACAGAAGCTGACTTGCTTTCTGATATGCATTCTACTGAGGTTGAACTGAAGGAGAAACAG GTACGGAATGAAAATGCATGTAAAGATGAAATTTGTGATTCTAaagcaagaattttttttgatgaGGATGAGAGAAATAAATTGTTATTTGACAATACccttgaaaaaattgaagatgTGCACTCGTCCAAGCTGGGTAGAGGTGAGCGAGTTCCAGAGTTGAGCTACATTTGTTCACAGGAACCTGGTGAATTTTCACAAGCCAATGCATTAGGAATTGTTGAGAAATTATTGGACACTGTTGATGGTCAACTATATGTGGAAACTGTTCCCAAAAGGAGTATTGGATTGAAAATGGCCTCTATGTCAGGAGCAAAAGGGCCTCAGAGCTTGGCTAGAAGGCAAGACCTGAAAAATCCAATGGAAAGCATAGGTACTTATGATTGGATTGATAGCCGTGAGGATGAAGGAGGAGGTGATTTCTTTACCAGACGAAGGGAATCTTTCTTTGGTAATGGCCATGGGAGAAAATCTTTCACAGAACCATGCATATCAAAAAAATTAACCTCTGGAAAAGCTGAAAATTTAGCTAAAAAATTTCTGGAGAACCAGAAAGGACTGCCTGAAGACCATAAGAGCAGCATGAACATTAGTCTCTCAGATTCAAGAATAAGCTTGTCTCGTTCCACAAACCTTGACATTGGGCAGGTCAAAAATGCCAAGGTTATACGAAGTCTTTTTGGCAATTTAAAGAAGCAAGAACATACAGAAAGGTTAGAGAAGCTAGTGGAGCCTCCAGATCACAGTGGTCTAATAGTTGGTATTCATGATGTTGGTGTTGATACACAAATGGCGGCTGAAGCAATGCAAGAATTAGGTTGTCGTTCACCTTTTAATAGTGTTTGTGAAGATATTCCTGTTATAAGTCAGTCAGCAGAAAAAGAGTCTAAGCGGTTTCCAGACTCAAGTTACCTCTTTAAAACGTCAGAACCCTTGTTTACTTCTGTTAATACTGAGGAATTATCCAAACAGATGAAGTGTGGCACTAGGGTGGGTGGAAAAAAATACCATGCCACTGAAAAATGCCCAAAGAATTCAAAGGATAGCATTGTGGAGAAGAGATCAATAACAAAAAGATCTGCGAAGCAAAGATGTAATACAATGAATTCTGCCAGGAGGAGAAAAAATGTGAGTGTGAAGCTCTCTAAATGTCTAAAAGGAGAGGAAGATTCTGATGAAACTTGGCTCTATGGTTCATCAGGATCTGTTATCGATCTCAATAGGTCAATTGAACCAGTTGCACATCGTACCAGGAACTCTATAGGAAAGCAGTCTGACAAGTCTGAAAATGTATTCAGAAATTGTGAAGATGGAAAAAGTGATCAGTTGGATGCAAGAATAACTAGACGTACTAGGAGTTCCTTGGCTGTTGCATCAAAGAGACAAAGACCGGTTTCTTCTTCAATTCCACTGTCAAGGCACATGCTAAATGATGCAGCTACTACTACCATGAATAAAATGCAACAAGCcaatgaagaaaagaagcagctttcttcacaaaagaaaaaagcaagtgCTTGCAATATCACAAGTTCCACATACCCCAAACAGGTAGCTGCTGAACAAATGACATCTGGTATCAGACATAATGTTAAGGTGAGAAGGCAGTCATCTAGTACAAATGCCTCAAGTCCGCCAAATATAGGCCAAATAACAATCCACCTGAACGGTGCAGGGAATCTGGATGGTGGTGCTAGTGCACCATGTTTTCCCTGTAATGGAGAGGTTTCAATTAAGAAAAGACGTCCATCTAGATGTCCCAGCGCACATGCTTCTATGATCAAGAAGCCCAAGGACGATTTTGTTCACCAGAAGGGTAGCAAATTTGATACTGCATCCACAGGTGGTTATGCTCCAGCTAATGTTCTGAATGAAAAATCACCATCTGCTTTACAGGCATTAACCACATCTAATACTTCTCACTGTAGCATGAATGGTGCAGAAATAATGAAGAAGGATAAAGATCAATTCAGTTCTGTTCCTACTACACCATTAAAAGATGTTGATGCAGCATCACCTATCTATACAGTGAATGGTGATGTTACACATTGTTATAAGACAAGATCCTCAATGTGCTCCCTTAGTAGGGAGTTGATCAGATTGGATGCCATTAAACCGGAATTGTCACCTATTCTGAAAGATTCTCCTCGTAAGAAGAGAGATATTGCTAGTATCCGTGTTCTTTTTAGCCATCATTTGGGCGCAGATGTCATCAAGCAACAGAAAAAG aTCTTGTCTCGATTAGGAATTTATactgcatcatcatcttcgGATGCTACACACTTTGTTACGGATAAGTTTGTGCGTACTAGAAACATGTTAGAATCAATGGCTCTCGGTAAACCTGTAGTCACACCCTCATGGCTTGAGAGTTGTGGACAAGCCTGTTGCTTTATTGATGAGAAAAAGTACATATTGCGTGATGCAAAGAAGGAACGAGAGATTGGTTTCAACATGGCTTCCTCATTGGTTCATGCCGGCCAAAAACCTCTGCTTCAG GATCATAGAGTATTGGTCACCCAGAATGTAAAACCGAGTAAGGAACTGATAATAACTTTGGTCAAGGCAGCTCATGGTCTG